In the genome of Paracholeplasma manati, the window ACTAACCCAACCACTGGAGGTGTCGCCGCGAGTTTTGCATCGTTAGGTGACATCAACATCGCTGAAAAAACAGCCACCATTGGATTTGCAGGTGCGAGGGTCATCAAACAAACCATCAAACAAGATTTACCGCCACACTTTCAAACCGCAGAGTTTCAACTCGACAAAGGTCAAGTGGATTTGGTTTTATCCAGACATGACATCCGTCCTACGTTAGCAAAACTATTATTGTTCCATGGAGGTCAACATGTCTAATACCGCATGGCAACACGTCTTGTTAGCGAGACATCCAAAAAGACCAACCAGCCGTGTCCTAATCAATACCTTGTTCGATGATTTCATTGAACTCCACGGGGACCGTCAATTCAGTGACGATAAATCCATCATTGGCGGTATCGCAACTTTAAACGGCATTCCAGTCACCATCATCGCTGAAGAAAAAGGCGATTCTACCAACGATAAAATTCTACATAACTTTGGTATGCCTCACCCTGAGGGGTACCGTAAAGCGTTACGTTTAATGAAACAAGCTGAAAAATTCAAACGTCCGATCATCACCATCATCGATACCCCAGGAGCATATCCAGGCTTAGGGGCAGAAGAACGCGGTCAGGCACAAGCCATCGCGTTCAACCTTCAAGAAATGATGGGTTTAAAAGTGCCTATCTTAGTCATCGTATTATCGGAAGGCGGTTCTGGTGGTGCTTTAGCGATTGGCGTGGGTGACCATGTCATGATGTTTGAACACAGCATCTATTCGATTTTATCGCCAGAAGGGTTCGCATCCATTTTATTTAAAGATGCAAAACAAGCAGAACACGCCGCATCTCTAATGAAATTGACAGCCCAGGATTTACTGCATTTCAATATCATCGATGAAATCATCCCTGAAGGGGCTGGTTTACACGAATCCAAAGAAGGTTTATTCCATTTAAAGAGTGCATTGAGCAGTAAGATGGCTCAAATCACCCAAGAAAAAATAACAACAATCTTGCCAAAAAGATATCAAAAATACCGTCAAATGGGCGTATTTTTAGAAGGAGTATCGAGTGAACTTACACAACGTTAAAGTGGTGGCTTCTGGAAAGTATACCCCAGAAAAAATCGTCACCAATAAAGATTTAGAACAAATCGTTGAAACATCCGATGAATGGATCAGAACGAGAACTGGTATTCAAGAAAGAAGAAAAGCCGAGTTAGAAACCTCCACGGATATGGCGTATTTCGCCGCGAAAGACGCGATAGAATCTTCAGGTTATGATCGTTCCAAAATTGATTTGGTGATTGTCGCAACGATCACGTCTGAACGTCAAACCCCATCGGTCGCTAATCTCGTGATGGGTCGATTGGGTTTAAAAGAAGGCATCATGAGTTTTGATGTGAATGCGGCATGTACAGGTTTTGTGTATGCCTTAGAAATCGCATCCTCACTCATTTCAACCAATCAATATCAAAGTGCGTTGGTTATCGGGTCTGAAAAATTATCTTCGGTACTAGATTATACCGACCGTAATACTTGCATCCTATTTGGTGATGGTGCTGGTGCAGTGGTGATTGAACAAAACCCACTAGCCAAAGCATCGTATTACAACGCGTCGAAAGCCGACATGACCGACATTCTAACGGTGGATAAAACGATTCGCATGGATGGGAAAAAGGTCTATGTCTTCGCGACCGATGTGGTTGAACGAAGCATCAGACACATCCTTGAGGTCAATCATTTAACGATTGACGATATTGACGCGATTTTACCGCACCAAGCGAATGAACGCATCATCCAATCAGTAGCGAAATCGATGAACATTCCCATGGAAAAGTTCGAACTCAATATCGCAACCTATGGCAACACATCGGCAGCGAGCATTCCAATTTTGATTGCTGAATATCGAGAAAAATATAAAAATAAGAGAGTCCTTTTGGTAGGGTTCGGTGGCGGCTTCACTTGGGGTTCGGCCATCGTAGAGGTTTAATATGAAAAATATAACAGAGATTTTAGGGACAAAATACCCCATCATTCAAGGGGGTATGGCGAACATCGCCAATGCAGTACTCGCCAGTGCGGTATCAAACGCTGGTGGGCTTGGTTTAATCGGGGCTGGCGGTTATGACGCCAATTGGGTTAGAACCGAAATCCAAAAGTGTAAGACTTTAACCGACAAACCGTTTGGAGTGAACATCATGCTCATGAGTCCACATGCGAAAGACATTGCACAAGTGGTGATTGAAGAAGGCGTGAAAATTGTTACAACCGGTGCGGGGTCTCCAGGGATTTATATTCCCGCATGGAAAGCCGCTGGCATCAAAGTCATTCCAGTAGTACCATCCGTCGCTTTGGCGGTTCGTATGGAACGTGCTGGTGTCGACGCGGTTATCGCTGAAGGGACAGAATCTGGTGGACACATCGGTGAACTCACCACGATGGCGTTGATTCCACAAGTCGCGGACGCGGTTAGTATTCCAGTGATTGCAGCTGGTGGAATTGCCGACCAAAGAGGTGTGCTTGCCGCTTTTGCACTAGGTGCGAAAGGGGTTCAAGTGGGTACTGTGTTACTGGCTACCAAAGAATGCCCAATTCATGACAACTACAAACAAATTGTGGTCGATGCGAAAGATACCGATACAGTGGTTACTGGTAGAGGTACTGGCGCACCTGTCCGTGTACTCAAAAATAAAATGGCAGTGGAATATTTAAGAATTGCTGAACAAGGCGTGCCACTGGCTGAACTTGAAAAACTAACCTTAGGCTCTTTGAGAAGAGCGGTATTCGATGGTGACGTTGATCGTGGTTCATTTATGGCAGGGCAAATCTCTGGTTTAATCAAAGAAGTTAAATCAGTTCAACAAGTCTTAAGTGAACTATTTGATGGTGTCGATCAATACCGTCAACAATTGAGTGTATTATAATGGGTAAACTCGGTTTATTATTCCCTGGTCAAGGGGCACAATCGATCGGGATGGGGTTAGATTTTCCCAATCATGAAGCGCTATTCAATACGGCACAACAAGCCACAGGCTTGGATATCTTAAGTGCCATAACCACAGGTGAACGCTTAAATGAAACCTTATATACCCAGTTATCGGTGTTCTTAACATCCATATTGGCTTTAGAGATTGTAAAAGAGTTAAAGCCAACCTATCAAGGGTTGACAGGGTTTAGTTTAGGGGAATATTCAGGACTTTATGCATCCAATGTTTTAACGCTTCATGACGCGATTAAACTCATTCATGAACGCTCGCAATTGATGCAAGCTGAAACCTTAAAAACACAAGGCTTCATGGCAGCGGTCTTGGGGCTAAGTGCTTCAGATGTGGATGCAACCTTAGCTAAAGTCACCACTGGTAAAGTCGTTTGTGCCAACTACAACAGCCCGATTCAAACCGTCATTAGTGGTGAAGAACAAGCGTTTGTAGAAGCAGAACAACTGTTAAAAGCCGCTGGTGCGAAACGTGTGATTAAGTTGGCTGTATCTGGGGCATTTCATTCGCCTTTGATGAAACCCGCTGGTGAATCACTCTTGAATTACTTAAGCCAAATGACGCTTCAAAACCCAGCTGTTCCTGTGTATTTAAATACGACAGCCCAACCACTTTCATTAGATACACTGAAATCAGAAATGTCCAAACAAGTCTATAGTTCGGTGCGTTTTCAACAAACGATTGAACAAATGGCATTGGATGGCTTTACCCATTTCTTAGAAATTGGTCCTGGACAAGTGTTGGGGCCATTGGTCAAGAAAATCAACCCAGAACTGGAAACGTTCAGTTTTGGCAAATATAGTGAATTAGACAATTTGAAAGGATGGTTATTAACCCATGGATTTATCCAATAAAGTAGCGATTATCACAGGGGGTGCCGCTGGTATCGGCCGCGCCATCACAAAAACTTTGGCAGCCTACGGTGCGAAAGTAGTCATCAATTACAACCGTTCTGCAGAAGCAGCAGAATCCTTAAAACAAGAAATCGAAGCGGCTGGTGGTGAAGCCCTCATCGTCCAAGCCGACATCTCAAAATTTGTAGACGCTGAAAAATTGGTGGCTGCCACGATTGAACGTTTTGGTACGATCAATATTTTGGTCAATAACGCGGGCATTACAGATGACGCACTCATCTTGCGTATGAGTGAAACCCAATTTGACCGCGTCATCGATACCAACCTTAAAGGGGTTTGGAATGTGACTAAAAACGCTGCTAAAACCTTATTAAAATCCGGTTATGGTCGTGTCATTAATATTTCATCTGTATCCGGTGTTTTAGGCAATGCTGGACAAACCAACTACAGTGCGGCTAAAGCAGGTGTGATTGGGTTAACCAAAGCATTGGCTAGAGAATTCGCATCCCGTGAAGTTACGGTCAATGCGGTTGCACCTGGTTTTATTGAGACCGATATGACGAGAAAACTATCGGACGATGTCAGAAACCAATGGCAAGCTCAAATCCCACTCAAACGCTTTGGACAAGATACCGAAGTCGCTGAAGTGGTAGCCTTTCTTGCAAGCCCACTCGGGGCTTACATCACAGGTCATACCTTAGAAGTTGATGGCGGGTTGGTGATGTAGATGAAAAGAAGAGTTGTTGTTACTGGACTAGGACTGGTGAGTCCTTTAGGCAATACCGTTGAATCCTCCTTTCAAGCGATGATTGAAGGTAAAAACGGGATTGACTTTATTACCTTAGAAGATACCACCAACTGGAAAGTGAAACTGGCTGGTGAAGTTAAAAATTTAAACTTTGAAGATTTCATCGACCGTAAAGAAGTCAAGCGTTCAGACCGTGCGGTCTTACTCGCTTTAATCGCAGCCGATGAAGCGTATAAACAAGCCAAACTCGAAGGTGCTGACATTGACCGCACTCGATTTGGACTATTCGTAGGTAGCGGTATTGGGGGATTAACAACCATCCAAGAAGAAGTCTCTACCTTCGCGACCCGTGGTCAAGACCGCATGTCGCCATTCTTTATTCCAAACTCCATCATCAATTTGATCGGGGCGAAGATTGGGATCAAATATCAAATTTATGGCCCAAATCTACCTCAAGTCACGGCATGTTCAGCAGCCACCAACTCGATTGGTGAAGCGTTCCGTTATATCCGTGATGGGTATTTAGACATCGCCATGACCGGTGGCGCAGAAGCCCCAGTGAATGGCATTGGTGTCGGTGGATTCGCTGCGATGAAAGCCTTAAATACCTCAAACAATCCAGACCGTGCATCGATTCCATTTGACGCAGAACGCAGTGGGTTTGTGATTGCAGAAGGCGCAGGCATCATCATGCTAGAATCGTATGACCACGCCATTAAACGAGGTGCACCGATTCTCGCCGAAATGGTGGGTTATGGGTCTTCAACCGATGCATTTCATATGACATCACCCGATGAAGAAGCCAGAGGGATTACCCTATGTTTAAAACAAGCCCTTCAAGACGCGGGTATTGAACCAAAAGATGTGGGTTACATCAATGCCCACGGTACATCGACTGTTTTGAATGATAAGTTCGAAACGATGGGCATTAAAAAAGCCTTTGGACCAGCGGCTTATGATGTTAACATCTCATCGACCAAATCAATGACAGGTCATGCCTTAGGTGCAGCCGGTGCGATTGAAACCATCGCTGTGATCAAAGCCTTACAAACCGGTATGATTCCACCAACCATTCACTATGAAAAAGCAGACCCAGATTGTGACCTCAATTACACACCGAATGTGGCTGTGAAGCGAGATATCCAATACGGTATGAACGTCAATATTGGTTTTGGTGGTCAAAACGCTGCCATCATCTTTAAAAAGGTGTAGACATGCTCAATCAAGAACAAATCAAACAAATATTACCGCATCGTGACCCATTTTTGATGATCGATGAAATCACGTTTTTAGAACCCCTTAAAAAGGCTATTGGTGTTAAACATGTCAAACTGACTGAAGACTATTTTAGAGGTCATTTCCCATCTAAACCGGTGATGCCTGGGGTCCTCATCATTGAGTCCTTAGCACAAGTCGGTGCCGTCGCGTTGTTATCCTCTGAAAGCTATCAAGGCAAAATCGCGTTTTTCACTGGTATTGAATCCGCGAAATTTAGAAAAAGTGTCTTACCAGGCGATGAACTCGTCTTAGAATGTGAAATCACGAAAGTCCGTGGACCGTTCGGTTTTGGGTCCGGCAAAGCGTATGTGAATGGTGAACTGGTGTGTGAAGCCAACATATCATTCGCTGTAGGCAATTGATGAGCTATACCATTTTAGAATACAAGACACTCGATTCTACCAACACATTTTTAAAAACCCATTACGAAGCCTTATCGCATTTAACGATCGTGAGAACCCGTCACCAAACGGCCGGTCGTGGTCAGTTTGATCGCACATGGTCATCGAAACCCAATGACAACATCCTGTGTTCCATCCTGTTAAAGGATATCGCACTGGATAAAGTCGAGTTTCATAAACAATGGGTAGAACAAGGGCTCATTCGATACCTTCAAAACCAAGGTTTAAGCGTCACCTTCAAAGCACCCAATGATCTCTATATTGGGACAAAGAAGATTTGTGGCATATTGACCGAATCCAAAAGCGATGCTCAACGATTCAATTACGTGGTCATCGGGTTTGGACTCAATGTCAATCAAACCGACTTTGAAGGCTTAAATGCGACATCCATGGCTTTAGAATTAAAACATAATCTCGATGTAGATGGCGTGTTTGAATCGCTCATTCAATTCTTACTATCTACCTATGGTGACTAACATGACGAAACTCAACCATTGGATCAAAATAGCCGCGATGACGGCTATTTTATGCATATCTGTATATTTGGTACCACCCATCATCGTATTTGGTGGGGTACCGTTAACCATTCAAACATTCATCATTTTCTTAATTGCCTATTTGTTTACACCCAAAGATGCGTTATGGACATTGAGTCTGTACATCCTCATTGGTGTGATGGGTTTACCCGTTTTTTCTGGTGGTAGTAGTGGTTTAACCGCTCTGCTTGGACCCACAGGTGGGTTTTTGATGATGTTTCCCTTAGTAGCTTATTTGATTGCTAGATTTAAATCGAAAGACAAACAAATGGCTGTGGATTTACTGGTCACCTTTGGATTTGGGATTGTATTGTTATACGCTGTCTCAGCCATTTGGTTATCCTATGTTCTATCCATGTCCTATATTCAAGGCATCACCCTATTACTTCCATTTGTGCCATTAGACATCTTAAAAGTGGTCATCGCACATACTGTGTACCAAAAAATGCCATCCTTATACGAACTATCTACACATTAGGGCAACCCCCAATAAAGGAACAGTAATGACTAAATTTTTACCTAAAATCATCCAAGGTGGGATGGGTGTGGGCGTGAGTTCAACAAAACTCGCCAATACCGTATCACGCGCTGGACAACTCGGTGTGGTCTCAGGGACAGCACTCGGTTTGACCTTCGCTCGAAGACTCATGCAAAAAGGCAATGAAGTCTATTTAGAAGCGATGAACCATTTCCCTTTTAAAAAAGTGATTGAAAAGATCAAAGCGAAGTTTTCAGTGAAAAGCGATCAAGACCCATTTAAAATGGTTGAAATGCCGACCATTCATCCTTCAGAAGATTTGAATGAACTCATCGTGGTAGCGAACTTTGTTGAAGTTCATTTAGCTAAAAAAGGTCACAACGGTGTCGTTGGCATAAACTTCTTAGAGAAAATCCAATTTCCTACTTTAGCATCCATTTATGGGGCTATTTTAGCGGGTGTGGATTACATTTTGATGGGTGCTGGTATTCCACATAGAATTCCGGATGTGATTAAAAAACTAACCAACCATGAAGACGCGAGTCTACCGATTAAGGTTGCCAATGAACAACAAAATGACATTGAACTATCGACTTTTTCACCCAAAGCATTCGCCCAAGATGAAGCGTTGCCTGAACTCACCAAACCACAATTCTTAGCCATCATTGGTTCACATACGTTGGCCAATTACTTGATGAAAAGTGAATTTGGTTCGCCTGACGGATTCGTGGTGGAATTACCTGTGGCTGGTGGGCACAATGCACCACCTCGTGGTAATTACGCACTCACTGAGTCTGGTGAACCTATTTATGGTGCGCGTGATGTGGTTGATTTTGAAGCCTTAAAAGCCATCAACAAGCCGTTTTGGTTAGCAGGTGGGTTTGGTAATCCTGATGGTCTTCAAAAAGCCCTATCTTTAGGTGCAGTAGGTATTCAAGTGGGTACAGCCTTCGCTTTTTCCAATGAATCGGGCTTTGAAGCTACTTTAAAACAACGCGTGTTACGTCAAGTGATTGAAGGAACAGTGCGTGTTAAAACCGATATCAAAGCCTCTCCAACCGGGTTCCCATTTAAAGTTGCAAGCGTTGAAGGAACATTGTCAGAAGATGATACATACGCATCGAGAAAACGTGTGTGTGATTTAGGGTATTTGCGTGAAGCATACCGTAAAGATAATGGCTCCATTGGCTATCGATGCCCATCGGAACCGGTAGAAGATTATGTCCGTAAAGGTGGCAAAGTCGAAGATACCGTGGGTCGTAAATGTTTGTGCAATGGTTTAGTGGCTGGCATTGGTTTAGGTCAAAAACGCAAAAATGGTCATGATGAATTGCCTTTGGTTACTTCAGGGGATGATTTGTTATTTTTAGGACCACTTGTTGATCTTGAATCGTATAGTTATTCAGCTGTAGATGTGTTGAACTATTTATTAAATACATAAATAAGCAAACCAATCCGAACCCTCGGATTGGTTTTATGCTTTCTATGGGTTTACATACCTTTCGATAACAGTTATAATGGTTTTGGATGTTTGTGAAATCGGTTTCCTAAACACAAACCATACGATTCAAAATTTGGGAGGATGTATGAAAAAAATTATCAATTTGGTTCAAGTGATTTTATTATTGGTTGTATTGATGGCCTGTACCAACCAAAGCCCTAAAGTCATTGATGGACCTGAAGATTTTGACACCATCGAAGAAAAAGTCGAGTGGTGGATTGCTAATTTGACCTTAGATGAAAAAGCTGGTCAAATGATTCAAGCAGAAAGAATCAATAACAATAACGGGATCTCTGTCGATGACGCAAGAAGACTCAACATCGGTTCTGTTTTAAATGGGGGTGGGAATGTGCCTGCAACCAACAATGTACCGAGTTGGTACTTGATGTATCAATCGTATTATCAAGCCTCGATTACCAGTTCTTCAGGTATCCCATTGATTTACGGGGTAGATGCGGTGCATGGTCATGGGAACTTACAAAACGCGACGATTTTCCCACACAACATTGGGTTAGCTGCTGCGAACAACCCAGAGCTTATGAGAGCGATTGGTGAAGTCACAGCTTATGAAATCGCACAAACTGGACTCACGTATAATTTTTCACCTTCACTCGGTATCATTAAAGACAAAAGATGGGGTAGAACCTATGAAACCTTTGGTGAAAACCCTGCCGTTCCGATGAATTTGATTGGACCTTACATTGAAGGCTTACAAACCTATGGGATCGCAGCCTCTGCGAAACACTTTGTGGGTGATGGATACACCACGTATGGGACGGGTTTAGGGGGTAAATTAGACCGCGGAAACGCGACGATTACACTCGATGATTTAGAAAATATTCATTTACCGTTATACCGAGAAGCCATTGAAGCTGGGGTTAAAACCATCATGGTTTCTTACAGCAGTTTAAATGGATTACAAATGCATGAGAATGCCCACATGATTACCGATGTTTTAAAAGGTGAAATGGGCTTTAAGGGGTTTGTTATATCGGATTATAACGGGATTGATAATATCGCAGAGAATGGTTTTGAACAGAAGGTAGCAGCAGCCATTAATGCTGGCATCGATATGCTGATGCAACCCCATAATTTTGAAGACACCATCGCAGCGATCAAAATCGGTGTTCAAACCGGTGATATCCCAATGGCACGCATCGATGACGCGGTATCGCGTATATTAACCGTAAAATATGAATTGGGTTTATTTGAAACCAAAGAACGACTTGCAGCGGATTTAAGAAACGCCGAGAGTCTAGCAGTCGCCAGACAAGCGGTAAGAGAATCCTTAGTATTATTAAAGAACGAACAAAATGTATTGCCATTATCGAAAGATATGGATTTATTAGTCGTCGGTCAAGGGTCAAACAACATTGGTATCCAATCTGGTGGTTGGACCATGACGTGGCAAGGCAGTGACAATTTAAACATTGCGGGCACTTCCATATTAAAAGCGTTTAGGGAATCCACCTCTGGACAAATCTATACCAATATGGCCGATGTTGATAAAGCAGATGCGATTGTCTTGGTGATATCCGAAAGACCACACGCTGAAATGATGGGTGATTCTGTAGGATTATCCTTAATCGACGATACAGGCTACCCTCAAAACCTCACCTGGATCAACCAAGTTAAAAACACAGGTAAGCCAGTCATCGCCATTATGTTGTCATCCAAACCACTCTTAGTGACAGATTACATTGACGGGTTCGATGCGTTTGTAATGGCATTCCTACCTGGCACTGAAGGGGCTGGGATTACCGATGTCTTATACGGGGATTATAACTTTGTTGGGAAACTCCCTTATACCTATCCACTCAATGCGTCACAAGCAGCAGATACGATGTTAAATCCAAATTATAACCCTGAAGATTATCTGTTCCCATATGGGTATGGGTTAACCTACTCCAATTAAACCATTTTATAATCATTCTAAAGAGTCCGAATAATCGGACTTTTTTGTTCTATTTATCATCGTTTTTTGGCGTTATTATGATGAAACCGTTATCATTGCAATTATATGTAAAACTTCTAAATTAGTGTCTATTATTTATATAATCTTATGATACAATGAGGGTGTAATTTACGATACATTACAGGAGAAAAATGAATATGAAAGACCACATTTGTCAAGAAAAGCTCAACCTTTTTTATGCTAGAATGGCGGAAAACAAGCAAAAACCGGGACCGCTCATGCCAACACTGCATGATGCTCAAACCATTTTTGGTTATATTCCTTTAACCATTCAAAAGATCATTTCTGAAGAACTTGGTGAAAGCATCGCCAAGATCAATGGTGTTGTCACCTTTTATGGCAACTTTTCTGTTACACCTAAAGGCGAACATACCGTTTCTGTTTGTTTAGGCACCGCTTGTTATGTCAGGGGTTCTAAGAACATCATGGAAACATTAGAAAAC includes:
- a CDS encoding acetyl-CoA carboxylase carboxyltransferase subunit alpha, encoding MSNTAWQHVLLARHPKRPTSRVLINTLFDDFIELHGDRQFSDDKSIIGGIATLNGIPVTIIAEEKGDSTNDKILHNFGMPHPEGYRKALRLMKQAEKFKRPIITIIDTPGAYPGLGAEERGQAQAIAFNLQEMMGLKVPILVIVLSEGGSGGALAIGVGDHVMMFEHSIYSILSPEGFASILFKDAKQAEHAASLMKLTAQDLLHFNIIDEIIPEGAGLHESKEGLFHLKSALSSKMAQITQEKITTILPKRYQKYRQMGVFLEGVSSELTQR
- a CDS encoding beta-ketoacyl-ACP synthase III → MNLHNVKVVASGKYTPEKIVTNKDLEQIVETSDEWIRTRTGIQERRKAELETSTDMAYFAAKDAIESSGYDRSKIDLVIVATITSERQTPSVANLVMGRLGLKEGIMSFDVNAACTGFVYALEIASSLISTNQYQSALVIGSEKLSSVLDYTDRNTCILFGDGAGAVVIEQNPLAKASYYNASKADMTDILTVDKTIRMDGKKVYVFATDVVERSIRHILEVNHLTIDDIDAILPHQANERIIQSVAKSMNIPMEKFELNIATYGNTSAASIPILIAEYREKYKNKRVLLVGFGGGFTWGSAIVEV
- a CDS encoding DUF561 domain-containing protein — translated: MKNITEILGTKYPIIQGGMANIANAVLASAVSNAGGLGLIGAGGYDANWVRTEIQKCKTLTDKPFGVNIMLMSPHAKDIAQVVIEEGVKIVTTGAGSPGIYIPAWKAAGIKVIPVVPSVALAVRMERAGVDAVIAEGTESGGHIGELTTMALIPQVADAVSIPVIAAGGIADQRGVLAAFALGAKGVQVGTVLLATKECPIHDNYKQIVVDAKDTDTVVTGRGTGAPVRVLKNKMAVEYLRIAEQGVPLAELEKLTLGSLRRAVFDGDVDRGSFMAGQISGLIKEVKSVQQVLSELFDGVDQYRQQLSVL
- a CDS encoding ACP S-malonyltransferase; this encodes MGKLGLLFPGQGAQSIGMGLDFPNHEALFNTAQQATGLDILSAITTGERLNETLYTQLSVFLTSILALEIVKELKPTYQGLTGFSLGEYSGLYASNVLTLHDAIKLIHERSQLMQAETLKTQGFMAAVLGLSASDVDATLAKVTTGKVVCANYNSPIQTVISGEEQAFVEAEQLLKAAGAKRVIKLAVSGAFHSPLMKPAGESLLNYLSQMTLQNPAVPVYLNTTAQPLSLDTLKSEMSKQVYSSVRFQQTIEQMALDGFTHFLEIGPGQVLGPLVKKINPELETFSFGKYSELDNLKGWLLTHGFIQ
- the fabG gene encoding 3-oxoacyl-[acyl-carrier-protein] reductase yields the protein MDLSNKVAIITGGAAGIGRAITKTLAAYGAKVVINYNRSAEAAESLKQEIEAAGGEALIVQADISKFVDAEKLVAATIERFGTINILVNNAGITDDALILRMSETQFDRVIDTNLKGVWNVTKNAAKTLLKSGYGRVINISSVSGVLGNAGQTNYSAAKAGVIGLTKALAREFASREVTVNAVAPGFIETDMTRKLSDDVRNQWQAQIPLKRFGQDTEVAEVVAFLASPLGAYITGHTLEVDGGLVM
- the fabF gene encoding beta-ketoacyl-ACP synthase II codes for the protein MKRRVVVTGLGLVSPLGNTVESSFQAMIEGKNGIDFITLEDTTNWKVKLAGEVKNLNFEDFIDRKEVKRSDRAVLLALIAADEAYKQAKLEGADIDRTRFGLFVGSGIGGLTTIQEEVSTFATRGQDRMSPFFIPNSIINLIGAKIGIKYQIYGPNLPQVTACSAATNSIGEAFRYIRDGYLDIAMTGGAEAPVNGIGVGGFAAMKALNTSNNPDRASIPFDAERSGFVIAEGAGIIMLESYDHAIKRGAPILAEMVGYGSSTDAFHMTSPDEEARGITLCLKQALQDAGIEPKDVGYINAHGTSTVLNDKFETMGIKKAFGPAAYDVNISSTKSMTGHALGAAGAIETIAVIKALQTGMIPPTIHYEKADPDCDLNYTPNVAVKRDIQYGMNVNIGFGGQNAAIIFKKV
- the fabZ gene encoding 3-hydroxyacyl-ACP dehydratase FabZ — translated: MLNQEQIKQILPHRDPFLMIDEITFLEPLKKAIGVKHVKLTEDYFRGHFPSKPVMPGVLIIESLAQVGAVALLSSESYQGKIAFFTGIESAKFRKSVLPGDELVLECEITKVRGPFGFGSGKAYVNGELVCEANISFAVGN
- a CDS encoding biotin--[acetyl-CoA-carboxylase] ligase, with amino-acid sequence MSYTILEYKTLDSTNTFLKTHYEALSHLTIVRTRHQTAGRGQFDRTWSSKPNDNILCSILLKDIALDKVEFHKQWVEQGLIRYLQNQGLSVTFKAPNDLYIGTKKICGILTESKSDAQRFNYVVIGFGLNVNQTDFEGLNATSMALELKHNLDVDGVFESLIQFLLSTYGD
- a CDS encoding biotin transporter BioY, coding for MTKLNHWIKIAAMTAILCISVYLVPPIIVFGGVPLTIQTFIIFLIAYLFTPKDALWTLSLYILIGVMGLPVFSGGSSGLTALLGPTGGFLMMFPLVAYLIARFKSKDKQMAVDLLVTFGFGIVLLYAVSAIWLSYVLSMSYIQGITLLLPFVPLDILKVVIAHTVYQKMPSLYELSTH
- a CDS encoding nitronate monooxygenase; its protein translation is MTKFLPKIIQGGMGVGVSSTKLANTVSRAGQLGVVSGTALGLTFARRLMQKGNEVYLEAMNHFPFKKVIEKIKAKFSVKSDQDPFKMVEMPTIHPSEDLNELIVVANFVEVHLAKKGHNGVVGINFLEKIQFPTLASIYGAILAGVDYILMGAGIPHRIPDVIKKLTNHEDASLPIKVANEQQNDIELSTFSPKAFAQDEALPELTKPQFLAIIGSHTLANYLMKSEFGSPDGFVVELPVAGGHNAPPRGNYALTESGEPIYGARDVVDFEALKAINKPFWLAGGFGNPDGLQKALSLGAVGIQVGTAFAFSNESGFEATLKQRVLRQVIEGTVRVKTDIKASPTGFPFKVASVEGTLSEDDTYASRKRVCDLGYLREAYRKDNGSIGYRCPSEPVEDYVRKGGKVEDTVGRKCLCNGLVAGIGLGQKRKNGHDELPLVTSGDDLLFLGPLVDLESYSYSAVDVLNYLLNT
- a CDS encoding glycoside hydrolase family 3 protein; the protein is MKKIINLVQVILLLVVLMACTNQSPKVIDGPEDFDTIEEKVEWWIANLTLDEKAGQMIQAERINNNNGISVDDARRLNIGSVLNGGGNVPATNNVPSWYLMYQSYYQASITSSSGIPLIYGVDAVHGHGNLQNATIFPHNIGLAAANNPELMRAIGEVTAYEIAQTGLTYNFSPSLGIIKDKRWGRTYETFGENPAVPMNLIGPYIEGLQTYGIAASAKHFVGDGYTTYGTGLGGKLDRGNATITLDDLENIHLPLYREAIEAGVKTIMVSYSSLNGLQMHENAHMITDVLKGEMGFKGFVISDYNGIDNIAENGFEQKVAAAINAGIDMLMQPHNFEDTIAAIKIGVQTGDIPMARIDDAVSRILTVKYELGLFETKERLAADLRNAESLAVARQAVRESLVLLKNEQNVLPLSKDMDLLVVGQGSNNIGIQSGGWTMTWQGSDNLNIAGTSILKAFRESTSGQIYTNMADVDKADAIVLVISERPHAEMMGDSVGLSLIDDTGYPQNLTWINQVKNTGKPVIAIMLSSKPLLVTDYIDGFDAFVMAFLPGTEGAGITDVLYGDYNFVGKLPYTYPLNASQAADTMLNPNYNPEDYLFPYGYGLTYSN
- a CDS encoding NADH-quinone oxidoreductase subunit NuoE family protein, whose translation is MKDHICQEKLNLFYARMAENKQKPGPLMPTLHDAQTIFGYIPLTIQKIISEELGESIAKINGVVTFYGNFSVTPKGEHTVSVCLGTACYVRGSKNIMETLENELKIKEKETTPDGEITLVATRCIGACGLAPVFSVDGAIHGNANVSKVKDIIKELKEAHHEA